From the genome of Excalfactoria chinensis isolate bCotChi1 chromosome 14, bCotChi1.hap2, whole genome shotgun sequence, one region includes:
- the LOC140258495 gene encoding transmembrane protein 238-like, which produces MAAPGGLGRCVVAFWLALAFDAVGLAVLLAGVFADVFFADLLIYAGGIGIFLSLIWWVFWYAGNLEVSPEELRDDVGLAPPKGRGDSVLRGLVHGFSLRLSSVLGTATRSRRAADLELQRARGPPRHPADGSRIC; this is translated from the exons ATGGCAGCCCCCGGAGGTCTGGGCCGCTGCGTGGTCGCTTTCTGGCTGGCACTGGCCTTCGACGCGGTGGGTTTGGCGGTGCTGCTGGCCGGAGTGTTCGCTGACGTGTTCTTCGCTGATTTACTAATCTACGCGGGCGGCATCGGCATCTTCCTCAGCCTCATCTGGTGGGTGTTCTGGTACGCGGGCAACCTGGAGGTGTCGCCAGAGGAGCTGCGCGACGACGTGGGGCTGGCACCTCCCAAGGGCCGCGGGGACAGCGTGCTGCGGGGTTTGGTGCACGGCTTCAGCCTCCGCCTCTCTTCGGTTCTCGGCACCGCGACTCGTTCCCGCCGCGCCGCCGACCTGGAACTGCAGCGCGCCCGCGGCCCGCCGCGCCACCCCGCCGATGGCAGCAG GATCTGCTGA